Proteins from a single region of Ischnura elegans chromosome 2, ioIscEleg1.1, whole genome shotgun sequence:
- the LOC124174206 gene encoding uncharacterized protein K02A2.6-like, which produces MLHQVHQGIVRTKGLARSYVWWPGIDEDIESLIKSCPQCSSVQNNPPKVPTIPWSIPTKPWSRVHVDFAGPIVGHTFLILVDAMSKWVEVASTRGSLSSKTTIANLRSLFATHGLPDEIVTDNGPAFRSEEMSDFVHKNGISHYKTPPYNPASNGLAERMVQTVKRLLLKLPAHEWEKELANILLTLRTTPNSTGSAPSELLMGRRLKTVLDNLHPAHVNLNEQKRNSILLGRRDASANYFTVGDTVFYRNYGRGGPWLKGVISEVEGPHNFKIISNSGHVERRNVNQLRRRWIGNKNPNIIVNTNPCSDFPKVHAATEDYPHSPENTTWLGWPDEWVAIQNPPPEGSPPCDNPGARPATEPNSSRPRRTVKPPSHLDDFVLT; this is translated from the coding sequence ATGCTACACCAGGTGCACCAAGGTATCGTACGCACAAAAGGGCTGGCCAGGAGTTATGTATGGTGGCCTGGGATCGATGAGGACATTGAATCCTTAATTAAATCTTGCCCTCAATGTTCTTCAGTGCAAAACAATCCCCCTAAGGTACCCACCATTCCATGGAGCATACCTacaaagccatggtctagggttCATGTAGATTTTGCTGGCCCAATAGTGGGTCATACGTTCTTGATTCTTGTGGATGCAATGTCCAAATGGGTGGAGGTAGCTTCCACTCGGGGTTCCCTGTCATCTAAAACCACAATAGCAAATTTGCGCAGCTTGTTTGCCACTCATGGCTTACCAGATGAAATTGTCACGGATAATGGACCTGCTTTCAGGTCTGAGGAGATGTCTGATTTTGTTCATAAGAATGGCATTTCGCATTATAAAACTCCCCCTTATAACCCTGCCTCTAATGGGTTGGCCGAAAGGATGGTGCAGACTGTCAAAAGATTGCTGCTTAAATTGCCCGCCCatgaatgggaaaaggaattagctaACATCCTCCTCACGTTAAGAACCACTCCTAATTCCACAGGGTCAGCTCCCTCAGAGCTGTTGATGGGGAGAAGGTTGAAAACTGTTTTGGATAACCTACATCCAGCTCATGTAAATTTGAATGAGCAAAAGAGGAACTCCATCTTGCTGGGGAGAAGGGATGCGTCTGCAAATTACTTCACTGTTGGGGACACAGTTTTTTACAGGAATTATGGACGGGGAGGGCCATGGTTGAAGGGTGTTATTTCTGAAGTTGAGGgtcctcataattttaaaattatatcaaactctGGTCATGTTGAGCGCAGGAATGTCAACCAACTCCGTCGCAGATGGATTGGTAATAAAAATCCCAATATTATTGTAAATACTAATCCTTGTTCTGATTTTCCCAAGGTTCATGCTGCAACTGAGGACTATCCTCATTCGCCTGAAAACACCACCTGGCTGGGTTGGCCTGATGAGTGGGTGGCCATACAAAATCCTCCGCCCGAAGGGTCTCCACCCTGTGATAACCCTGGAGCAAGACCAGCTACAGAGCCAAATTCATCTCGGCCTCGGCGGACAGTCAAACCTCCATCTCACCTAGATGACTTTGTACTCACCTAG
- the LOC124174208 gene encoding uncharacterized protein LOC124174208, with the protein MSEDSVNGSPALGAVGGMHLGMVPQFSGNPSDFEDFKEQLQFYFEANQIMLSTQKRAVFLSCTGSHTYAFVKKLCAPEKPSAKSFEEILGLLSRHFIPTTCVWVEREKFDLRMQNPGEPFKDFVADLRQLADNCKFADLDQALLRQVLRGMKNLSLKEQLFSLNFEDLTLKIAVDRAMAAEQAKVHVSQLQAQQSASRAQYQNVLVVNNRDSPDASVFRTDRSHNPQAPWSTHQPSNRRQHEVGRTTCYRCGAETPHRDCPARNATCHYCHKVGHLAKMCFAKRRRAQNQGAPQPSQSTNREHRRATPAAAHAIIEPPLVSDDQIHGGKLNSLLFFTPSLGAPPPIQITVNIEGVPLLMEVDSGAGHTIIGSQVFQSKFSSLKLKPCAINLTTWSNEKLNVLGQTQVKAEFRGFVAELTLLVAAGPGPSLLGRSWFHALNIGVDGVHLCSSSVPLPPEILDFSHVFAPGLGKYSGPPTHIHLKDGASPVFRKARPVPYALLNRVSSEIDRLVHEGILVPVKVSEWATPTVNVEKRDGTIRICGDYSSTVNPNCLRDVYPLPTIDEVLGKLAGGKYFARLDMSLAFLQLPVDAETAKVLTLNTHKGLFQVTRLSQGLSAAPGIFQRTMESLLVGLEGTLVYLDDILIQAPTKSGLWQRVRAVLRKLSDAGLHLRLDKCLFAVPKIEFVGYQLSAEGIHPTDKKVSAILSAPKPENVDSLRVYLGLVNYYDRFFPNKASQFHVLYDLLKQGAKWEWGSEHEKCLSYVKDVVTKAALIHFNPDLPIVLAGDASPHGIGAVISHVMPDGTERPIAFGSRTLKPAERNYSQVDKEALAIIFGVTKFYMYLWGRRFTVYSDSKPVVGIFNPQRKQLPDIMSPRVLRWCLFLANFDCNVLYRPGSHNGNADFLSRLPLEEEGEDLSPDPAGVLFLEESAAQHSPLSAGAIAEATRKDPVVSKVLCGVLHG; encoded by the coding sequence ATGTCGGAGGATTCGGTAAATGGTTCTCCGGCGTTGGGTGCCGTGGGAGGCATGCACCTGGGTATGGTTCCTCAATTTTCAGGCAATCCTTCAGATTTTGAGGACTTTAAGGaacaattgcaattttattttgaggcCAACCAAATCATGTTGTCCACGCAAAAAAGAGCCGTTTTCCTGTCGTGCACAGGCTCTCACACTTATGCCTTTGTTAAGAAACTTTGTGCCCCGGAAAAACCGTCTGCGAAATCTTTTGAAGAAATACTAGGGCTGTTATCACGGCATTTCATTCCAACTACGTGTGTGTGGGTGGAACGGGAAAAGTTCGATTTGAGAATGCAGAATCCGGGTGAACCGTTCAAGGACTTTGTTGCCGACTTGCGACAATTGGCTGACAATTGCAAATTTGCAGACCTCGATCAAGCACTCTTACGTCAAGTCCTTAGAGGTATGAAAAACCTCTCGCTTAAAGAGCAGTTATTCTCTTTGAACTTCGAGGATCTCACGCTTAAAATCGCTGTAGACAGAGCCATGGCTGCAGAACAGGCTAAAGTTCACGTGTCGCAGCTACAGGCGCAACAAAGTGCAAGTCGTGCGCAATATCAGAACGTGTTAGTGGTTAATAACAGAGATTCCCCAGATGCAAGTGTTTTCCGCACAGACAGATCCCACAACCCTCAGGCTCCATGGTCTACCCATCAACCCTCAAACAGGCGTCAGCATGAAGTTGGGCGTACGACCTGTTACCGCTGTGGCGCCGAGACGCCGCACAGAGACTGCCCTGCGAGGAATGCTACCTGCCACTACTGCCACAAGGTTGGGCATCTGGCCAAGATGTGCTTTGCCAAGCGTCGCCGGGCCCAGAACCAGGGAGCACCGCAGCCGTCCCAGAGCACCAACAGAGAGCATCGCCGTGCCACCCCAGCCGCAGCCCATGCGATCATCGAGCCGCCCCTGGTTTCAGACGACCAAATTCATGGAGGTAAACttaattctttgttatttttcaccCCTTCCTTGGGAGCACCACCTCCAATACAAATAACAGTAAACATTGAAGGAGTGCCTTTGCTTATGGAGGTGGATAGCGGTGCAGGCCACACCATTATTGGGAGTCAAGTATTTCAATCAAAGTTTAGTTCTTTAAAATTGAAACCCTGTGCCATTAATTTAACGACGTGGTCGAATGAAAAACTAAATGTGTTGGGACAAACCCAAGTGAAAGCAGAATTTCGAGGTTTTGTGGCTGAACTGACTCTATTAGTTGCTGCTGGCCCGGGGCCTTCCTTACTGGGTCGCTCCTGGTTTCATGCGTTGAACATTGGTGTGGATGGAGTGCATTTGTGCTCATCAAGTGTTCCCCTGCCCCCTGAAATATTAGATTTCAGTCATGTGTTTGCCCCTGGGTTGGGAAAATATAGTGGCCCTCCAACGCACATTCATCTAAAGGACGGTGCCTCCCCAGTGTTCCGTAAGGCTCGCCCAGTTCCCTATGCCCTATTGAACAGAGTGTCTTCGGAAATTGATCGGCTTGTGCATGAAGGTATTTTGGTGCCTGTCAAAGTGTCTGAGTGGGCCACACCTACAGTAAATGTGGAGAAAAGGGATGGGACTATCCGCATATGTGGGGATTACTCCTCCACTGTTAACCCAAACTGTTTGAGGGATGTTTACCCCCTTCCCACAATTGACGAAGTGCTTGGGAAATTAGcgggagggaaatactttgccAGGCTGGACATGTCCCTTGCCTTCCTACAACTGCCAGTCGATGCTGAGACTGCCAAGGTATTGACGCTAAACACCCACAAGGGTCTTTTTCAGGTGACCAGGCTTAGTCAGGGTCTCAGTGCAGCCCCTGGAATTTTTCAACGGACTATGGAGTCGCTCCTTGTGGGATTGGAGGGGACATTAGTTTATCTGGATGACATCCTCATTCAGGCTCCCACTAAGTCGGGTCTATGGCAGAGAGTGAGGGCAGTGCTTCGCAAGCTGAGTGATGCAGGATTACATCTTCGGTTGGACAAGTGCCTATTTGCGGTTCCCAAAATTGAGTTTGTTGGCTACCAACTGAGTGCGGAGGGAATACATCCCACGGACAAGAAAGTAAGTGCTATTTTATCCGCACCTAAACCTGAAAATGTTGACAGCTTGCGAGTTTACTTGGGGTTAGTGAATTACTATGACCGATTTTTCCCAAATAAAGCTTCCCAGTTTCATGTACTGTATGACCTTTTAAAGCAAGGTGCTAAGTGGGAGTGGGGAAGTGAGCATGAAAAGTGTTTATCTTATGTAAAAGATGTGGTGACAAAAGCGGCACTAATTCATTTTAACCCTGATCTCCCCATTGTGCTTGCTGGGGATGCATCTCCCCATGGTATTGGGGCAGTGATAAGCCACGTTATGCCGGATGGCACAGAGAGGCCCATTGCTTTTGGCTCTCGCACATTAAAGCCCGCTGAGAGAAACTATTCCCAAGTGGACAAAGAGGCTTTGGCTATTATATTTGGTGtgactaaattttatatgtatcTATGGGGTAGAAGATTCACCGTATACAGTGACAGCAAGCCAGTGGTGGGAATTTTCAACCCTCAAAGGAAGCAGTTGCCAGATATTATGTCCCCACGAGTGCTCCGCTGGTGTCTTTTCTTGGCAAATTTTGATTGCAATGTCTTGTATAGACCTGGCTCCCACAATGGGAATGCAGATTTTCTCAGCAGGTTGCCCctggaggaggaaggagaggattTATCTCCTGACCCAGCAGGTGTCCTTTTCCTTGAGGAATCTGCTGCACAGCATTCCCCACTGTCAGCTGGTGCCATCGCAGAAGCCACGAGGAAGGATCCCGTGGTGTCGAAGGTCCTGTGCGGAGTCCTACATGGATAg